One region of Macrobrachium rosenbergii isolate ZJJX-2024 chromosome 20, ASM4041242v1, whole genome shotgun sequence genomic DNA includes:
- the LOC136849163 gene encoding uncharacterized protein, translating to METWNCLRFRKLPGFANLWMLHLATLMFICCPITISSDDLYDPDSYIHVYNTTSCLNGFPSEVSSCTCMPCWEGRYCQMYRDHYPPRFLLHKATIVVPENITGPVYRSWATDGDLGLTCPLSPGEAARCPCASVTYQLFAAPGNHNFWLHQSTGVLSRNTSGPALVPGHTHTYKIMVQSLPKRERVEDLQYDILDLKVYISPDFVTIIPPT from the exons ATGGAGACTTGGAACTGTCTGCGATTCCGGAAATTGCCTGGCTTTGCCAATCTGTGGATGCTGCATCTGGCGACGCTGATGTTCATCTGCTGCCCCATTACCATATCTTCAG ATGATCTCTACGACCCTGATTCGTACATCCACGTCTACAACACTACAAG TTGCCTGAATGGGTTCCCCAGCGAGGTATCATCGTGCACATGCATGCCATGCTGGGAAGGACGCTACTGCCAGATGTACA gAGATCATTACCCTCCCAGATTCCTTCTTCATAAAGCTACAATTGTCGTCCCTGAGAACATTACTG GACCAGTTTACCGGTCATGGGCTACTGACGGAGACCTGGGTCTGACATGCCCCTTGAGCCCAGGAGAGGCAGCTCGATGCCCCTGTGCATCTGTGACGTATCAGCTCTTTGCTGCCCCAGGGAACCATAACTTTTGGCTCCACCAGTCTACCGGGGTGTTGTCCCGAAACACCAGTGGACCAGCGCTTGTAccgggacacacacacacctacaagaTCATGGTGCAGA GTCTTCCCAAGAGAGAACGCGTCGAGGACCTTCAGTATGACATCTTGGACCTCAAAGTTTACATCAGCCCCGATTTCGTCACAATCATCCCGCCCACCTGA